One Chitinophagaceae bacterium C216 genomic window carries:
- the fabF_2 gene encoding 3-oxoacyl-[acyl-carrier-protein] synthase 2 gives MSRVVVTGMGLITAVGDSAAANRHALINKQSGIGKATYVQSRFVDILPLAEVKHATEELAAQLNISQPGITRTDLLALYALQQAIADAALSEDLLQEKSTALVNACTVGGMCLTDIMYEDANRKDGKGSAYIHAYSNSANTTLLQQYYAIGGVINTFNTACSSSANAIMYGARLIQHGFAERAIVGGVDSLSKFTINGFNALMILSDAPCRPFDAHRKGLNLGEAAAFLVLEKEEAAKHKKAYAEIKGYGNSNDAFHPSSTSDTGDGPYLSMQRALITAGLKPADIDFINAHGTATENNDETESVAMIRLFEKPPAFASTKSFTGHTLGAAGAVEAVYSVLSLYHQEVYPSLNFEEPIPTTRLVPNREYQKQPLRHVMSNSFGFGGNCTSLIFSKL, from the coding sequence TTGAGCAGGGTTGTTGTTACAGGAATGGGACTTATCACAGCTGTCGGCGATTCGGCAGCGGCCAACCGCCATGCCCTTATCAATAAGCAAAGTGGTATTGGGAAAGCTACCTATGTGCAGTCCCGATTTGTGGATATTTTACCATTGGCAGAAGTAAAGCATGCTACAGAGGAGCTTGCTGCTCAACTGAATATTTCTCAGCCGGGTATTACGAGAACCGATTTACTGGCCTTATATGCCTTACAACAAGCCATTGCCGATGCCGCCCTCTCCGAAGACTTACTGCAAGAAAAAAGTACGGCACTTGTAAATGCCTGTACGGTGGGCGGTATGTGTCTAACGGATATTATGTACGAAGATGCCAATCGGAAAGATGGTAAAGGTTCGGCATATATACACGCCTACTCTAACAGCGCTAACACCACGCTATTACAACAATACTATGCTATTGGCGGGGTCATCAATACGTTTAATACAGCCTGCTCCTCTTCGGCCAATGCTATTATGTACGGAGCCCGCTTGATTCAGCATGGTTTTGCCGAAAGGGCCATTGTAGGAGGTGTAGACAGCTTATCTAAATTCACTATCAACGGATTTAATGCTTTAATGATATTATCGGATGCTCCCTGCCGCCCCTTCGATGCGCATCGAAAGGGTTTAAACCTAGGAGAAGCTGCTGCTTTTCTTGTTTTAGAAAAAGAAGAAGCCGCAAAGCATAAAAAGGCTTATGCCGAAATAAAAGGCTACGGCAACAGTAATGATGCTTTTCACCCCTCCTCTACATCCGATACAGGAGACGGCCCCTATCTTAGCATGCAGAGAGCGCTAATTACTGCAGGACTTAAACCTGCTGATATTGACTTTATCAATGCCCACGGAACGGCTACAGAAAACAACGACGAAACGGAAAGTGTGGCAATGATAAGGCTTTTCGAAAAGCCTCCTGCATTTGCTAGCACTAAGTCTTTCACTGGACATACCCTCGGAGCGGCCGGAGCTGTGGAAGCAGTGTATAGTGTGTTGAGCCTATATCATCAAGAAGTATATCCTTCCTTAAATTTTGAAGAGCCTATACCTACTACCCGATTGGTTCCTAACAGAGAATATCAAAAGCAACCCTTGCGGCACGTAATGTCTAATTCTTTTGGATTTGGCGGCAATTGTACATCCTTGATATTTTCAAAATTGTAA
- the pld1 gene encoding Pyridoxal 4-dehydrogenase, producing the protein MNIDIPKVISGTSLLGNLYRELPHDAKKAIVAAYIEACEGTPMFDCAGKYGAGLALESLGKCLKELAVEKNKVLISNKLAWVRKPLTTPEPMFERGIWHNLTHDAEQNISYKGILRCFEEGNELLGDYRAQIVSVHDPDEYLAAAKDENDYKKRYNDIIEAYQALVELKNKGMVTGVGIGAKDWKAIQLISKDIQLDWVMIANSYTIYSHPKELIDFIAWLHQQGITIINSAVFHGGFLMGSDYFNYVQLNKDLPEHKKYYDWRDRFFTLCKAYNVEPAAAAIYFALHVPGIKSIALNSSNPDRVRQNIAMANIEIPRDFWNRMKEDGLIDEDYPYL; encoded by the coding sequence ATGAATATCGATATACCTAAGGTGATATCCGGAACCAGTCTACTGGGCAATCTTTACAGAGAACTACCACATGATGCAAAAAAGGCCATTGTGGCTGCTTATATAGAAGCTTGTGAGGGGACACCCATGTTTGATTGTGCCGGTAAATATGGCGCCGGTTTGGCTCTGGAATCACTGGGCAAATGCTTAAAAGAGCTAGCGGTTGAGAAAAACAAAGTACTTATCAGCAATAAACTAGCTTGGGTAAGAAAACCTCTAACCACACCCGAACCTATGTTTGAACGAGGTATCTGGCACAATCTCACCCATGACGCGGAACAAAACATCAGTTACAAAGGCATTTTACGCTGTTTTGAAGAGGGGAATGAACTATTGGGTGATTATAGGGCACAAATAGTTTCGGTACATGACCCGGATGAATACCTCGCAGCAGCTAAGGACGAAAACGATTATAAAAAACGATACAATGATATCATTGAAGCTTATCAGGCCTTGGTCGAATTGAAAAATAAGGGAATGGTAACAGGTGTAGGCATTGGTGCCAAAGACTGGAAAGCCATACAGTTGATATCAAAAGATATTCAGCTGGATTGGGTAATGATAGCCAATAGCTATACAATTTATAGCCATCCAAAAGAATTGATAGATTTTATAGCCTGGCTGCATCAACAAGGTATTACGATTATCAATTCCGCAGTTTTTCACGGCGGATTTCTGATGGGCAGTGATTATTTCAATTATGTACAGCTGAATAAAGATCTTCCTGAACATAAAAAGTATTACGACTGGCGCGATCGGTTCTTTACACTGTGTAAAGCCTACAATGTCGAACCAGCAGCAGCAGCTATTTACTTTGCCCTTCATGTACCGGGAATAAAAAGTATTGCGTTGAACAGTAGTAATCCCGATCGGGTAAGACAAAACATCGCTATGGCTAATATTGAAATTCCGAGAGATTTCTGGAACAGAATGAAAGAAGATGGCCTGATCGATGAAGATTATCCTTATTTATAA
- the lgoD gene encoding L-galactonate-5-dehydrogenase, with translation MKTLICSAPRQFEYAQIPEPEPIKNHAIIKIKRVGICGTDLHAYEGTQPFFSYPRILGHELSGEIVACDDTAFKIGDAVTIMPYFSCGSCIACRRGKPNCCAQINVFGVHIDGGMKEYISVPTQYLIHGEGLNYDELALVEPLAIGAHGVRRAGLQPEDFVLVIGAGPIGIGTMELAAVSGAKVIALDINETRLKFCKEQLGVHATINATDNNALEQIKALTNNDMPTTVIDATGNLKAINNGIHYLAHGGNYVLIGLQKEAFSFSHPEFHKRETTLMSSRNATKEDFKFVIANLKAGKINPKNYITHTVTFDEVKEHFESWLRPETGVIKAMVHL, from the coding sequence ATGAAAACATTAATCTGCTCCGCTCCTCGACAATTTGAATACGCACAAATTCCAGAACCGGAACCCATAAAAAATCATGCAATCATCAAAATAAAACGTGTAGGTATTTGCGGTACCGATTTGCACGCCTACGAAGGTACTCAGCCTTTTTTCAGCTACCCACGCATTTTAGGCCACGAGCTTTCTGGAGAAATCGTGGCGTGTGATGATACAGCATTCAAAATAGGAGACGCTGTTACGATTATGCCCTATTTTAGTTGTGGTAGCTGTATTGCCTGTCGTCGCGGTAAACCCAACTGTTGTGCACAAATCAACGTTTTTGGTGTGCATATCGACGGCGGTATGAAAGAATACATATCAGTCCCAACCCAATATCTCATCCACGGCGAAGGTTTAAATTATGATGAGTTAGCCCTGGTAGAACCACTTGCTATTGGTGCACATGGGGTGAGAAGAGCGGGTTTACAACCCGAAGATTTTGTTCTCGTAATCGGTGCGGGACCCATAGGTATCGGAACGATGGAGTTAGCTGCCGTATCCGGCGCAAAAGTGATTGCATTAGATATTAATGAAACCCGACTGAAGTTCTGTAAAGAGCAGCTTGGTGTACATGCTACGATCAATGCAACGGACAATAATGCATTGGAACAAATAAAAGCACTCACTAACAATGATATGCCTACTACAGTTATTGATGCAACAGGCAACCTCAAAGCCATTAATAACGGCATTCATTATCTAGCCCACGGAGGTAATTATGTGCTGATCGGTTTACAAAAAGAAGCTTTTTCTTTTAGTCATCCAGAATTTCATAAAAGAGAAACTACGCTCATGAGCAGCCGCAACGCTACCAAAGAAGATTTTAAATTTGTAATTGCAAACCTGAAAGCAGGAAAAATTAATCCGAAAAATTATATAACACATACTGTAACCTTCGACGAAGTGAAGGAGCATTTTGAATCTTGGTTACGCCCAGAAACAGGCGTTATTAAAGCCATGGTGCATTTGTAA
- the kstR2 gene encoding HTH-type transcriptional repressor KstR2, translated as MDTVDRKRSAKKELILKTAATMFRERGFAASSMRDLAEKIGIEAASLYNHIQSKAQILEEIITGVAELCKNHLINIDKNNSTSLQKIESLIRFHTNMMIHHFEEYSVMVNEWMHLEKDKLNLFAQARREYVKRMEAIVQEGIDKGELKPIMPYVVVLNILSAVRGLEFWHRSAKSHSAKEIEENMVAHLIGGIKR; from the coding sequence ATGGATACCGTTGATCGCAAAAGGTCTGCAAAAAAGGAACTCATTCTTAAAACGGCGGCAACAATGTTTCGAGAACGAGGTTTTGCTGCCAGCTCCATGCGCGATCTGGCAGAGAAAATCGGCATTGAAGCAGCCAGCCTGTACAACCATATTCAGTCCAAGGCTCAAATCTTGGAAGAGATCATCACCGGCGTAGCAGAACTGTGCAAAAACCATCTAATCAATATCGACAAAAACAATAGCACTTCGCTGCAAAAGATCGAATCTTTAATACGCTTCCACACCAACATGATGATTCATCATTTCGAAGAGTACTCCGTAATGGTGAACGAATGGATGCATCTCGAAAAGGACAAACTTAATCTGTTTGCACAAGCAAGAAGAGAGTATGTAAAACGTATGGAAGCGATCGTGCAGGAGGGCATTGATAAAGGAGAATTAAAGCCTATAATGCCTTATGTAGTAGTATTGAATATTCTGTCTGCTGTAAGAGGATTGGAATTCTGGCATCGTAGTGCAAAAAGTCATTCTGCAAAAGAGATAGAAGAGAACATGGTAGCACACCTGATTGGCGGCATCAAAAGATAA
- the pgdA gene encoding Peptidoglycan-N-acetylglucosamine deacetylase, translated as MLNFRNTTVAFAVVLILLITTNVGWGWYLLLLVVYLSILFYGSYSIHSQFFVKTICSGSTNEKKIAITFDDGPQQQFTPQILELLRKYNVKATFFCIGKNAASHPLLLKQIYEQGHHIGSHSYAHGFWFDLLTARQMQADLQQAHELFQKELSVNIKWFRPPYGVTTPPMKKALQQMNYTAIGWSARSLDTMIQDEERLFLRLKRFLKPGAIFLFHDCSAITVQVLPRFLEYVQEQGFEVVPLFNLINLPPYAD; from the coding sequence ATGCTGAATTTCAGAAATACAACAGTTGCATTTGCAGTAGTACTAATATTGCTTATCACCACAAATGTTGGTTGGGGATGGTATTTATTGCTGTTGGTAGTATATCTCTCTATTCTTTTTTACGGCAGCTATTCGATTCACTCGCAGTTTTTCGTAAAAACCATCTGCAGCGGTAGTACAAACGAAAAAAAAATTGCCATTACCTTCGACGACGGTCCGCAACAACAGTTTACCCCACAGATTCTAGAGCTACTCCGAAAGTACAATGTGAAAGCCACATTTTTTTGTATTGGTAAAAATGCTGCATCTCATCCGCTATTATTAAAGCAGATATATGAACAAGGCCATCATATCGGCTCGCATAGTTATGCGCACGGATTTTGGTTTGATTTGCTTACTGCTCGGCAAATGCAGGCCGACTTGCAGCAGGCACACGAACTTTTCCAAAAAGAGTTGAGCGTAAATATAAAATGGTTTCGTCCACCGTACGGTGTTACCACACCTCCTATGAAAAAAGCATTGCAGCAAATGAATTATACGGCGATAGGGTGGAGCGCAAGAAGTCTGGACACGATGATTCAAGATGAAGAAAGGTTGTTTTTAAGATTAAAACGATTTTTAAAACCGGGAGCCATATTTTTGTTTCACGACTGCAGTGCTATAACAGTACAGGTATTACCACGTTTTTTGGAGTATGTGCAAGAACAGGGATTTGAAGTAGTACCATTGTTTAATCTCATAAATTTGCCGCCTTATGCTGATTGA